One window from the genome of Roseisolibacter agri encodes:
- a CDS encoding alpha/beta hydrolase — protein sequence MPARLTHDLRDERAIRGGRRVDLTFGREGDDERVPAVLLLPEGASRERPAPGAVLLHGFTSRKEQMADTVGAPLLARGIATLAIDLPLHGERIAEGQGSQWGSGGYARAVDRSAFGNPLALAGSWRAAQRETSLALGYLGARSEVDRERLAIVGFSMGSFLGVLVAAAEPRVRALVLAAGGDLPEGTPFARVIRTLADPLRAVRRFDGRPLLMAHGRRDTTVSPAQAQRLFDAAQEPKELRWYDAGHYLPARAIDDAATWLLERLG from the coding sequence ATGCCGGCGCGCCTGACCCACGACCTGCGGGACGAGCGCGCGATCCGCGGCGGGCGGCGCGTCGACCTGACGTTCGGGCGCGAGGGCGACGACGAGCGCGTGCCGGCGGTGCTGCTGCTCCCGGAGGGCGCATCGCGCGAGCGGCCCGCGCCGGGCGCGGTGCTCCTGCACGGCTTCACGTCGCGCAAGGAGCAGATGGCGGACACGGTGGGCGCGCCGCTGCTCGCGCGCGGCATCGCCACCCTCGCCATCGACCTGCCGCTGCACGGCGAGCGCATCGCCGAGGGGCAGGGCTCGCAGTGGGGGAGCGGCGGCTACGCGCGCGCCGTGGATCGCTCCGCGTTCGGCAACCCGCTCGCGCTCGCGGGCAGCTGGCGCGCCGCGCAGCGCGAGACGTCGCTCGCCCTCGGCTACCTCGGCGCGCGCTCGGAGGTGGACCGCGAGCGGCTCGCGATCGTGGGCTTCTCCATGGGGTCGTTCCTGGGCGTGCTGGTGGCGGCGGCCGAGCCGCGCGTGCGCGCGCTGGTGCTCGCCGCCGGCGGCGACCTGCCCGAGGGGACGCCGTTCGCGCGCGTGATCCGCACGCTCGCCGATCCGCTGCGCGCGGTGCGGCGCTTCGACGGCCGCCCGCTGCTGATGGCGCACGGCCGCCGCGACACCACCGTCTCGCCCGCGCAGGCGCAGCGCCTGTTCGACGCCGCGCAGGAGCCGAAGGAGCTGCGGTGGTACGACGCGGGGCACTACCTCCCGGCGCGGGCCATCGACGACGCGGCGACCTGGCTGCTCGAGCGGTTGGGCTGA
- a CDS encoding UDP-glucose--hexose-1-phosphate uridylyltransferase, with the protein MADDLTLLAERPHRRLNPLSGEWVLVSPHRAKRPWQGQVEKPAVAARPAYDPTCYLCPGNARAGGHRNPDYTGTFVFDNDFAALVPGGDDVLVNDGDLLVAHAEPGRCRVVCFSPRHDQSLPDLPLADVRRVVDVWADEYLALGSDPQVAHVQIFENKGEAMGASNPHPHGQIWAQRTVPMHVARELDRQRAHHARHGRTLLGDYLALELARGERVVVANDHFVALVPFWAVWPFETLVVSRRAVPHVAALDDAERDALADVLGRLTRRYDRLFDVSFPYSAGLHQAPTDGAAYPEWHLHLHFYPPLLRSATVRKFLVGYEMLGEPQRDLTPETAAERLRALSDAP; encoded by the coding sequence ATGGCCGACGACCTGACCCTGCTCGCCGAGCGACCGCACCGCCGCCTCAACCCGCTCAGCGGCGAGTGGGTGCTCGTGTCGCCGCACCGCGCCAAGCGGCCGTGGCAGGGCCAGGTCGAGAAGCCCGCCGTCGCCGCGCGGCCCGCCTACGATCCGACGTGCTACCTGTGCCCCGGCAACGCGCGCGCGGGCGGGCACCGCAATCCCGACTACACCGGCACCTTCGTCTTCGACAACGACTTCGCGGCGCTCGTGCCCGGTGGCGACGACGTCCTCGTGAACGACGGCGACCTACTGGTCGCGCACGCGGAGCCCGGGCGCTGCCGCGTCGTCTGCTTCTCGCCGCGCCACGACCAGTCGCTGCCCGACCTCCCGCTCGCGGACGTGCGGCGCGTGGTCGACGTGTGGGCCGACGAATACCTCGCGCTCGGCAGCGATCCGCAGGTCGCGCACGTGCAGATCTTCGAGAACAAGGGCGAGGCGATGGGCGCCAGCAACCCGCATCCCCACGGGCAGATCTGGGCGCAGCGCACGGTGCCGATGCACGTCGCGCGCGAGCTCGATCGGCAGCGCGCGCACCACGCGCGCCACGGCCGCACGCTGCTCGGCGACTACCTCGCGCTGGAGCTCGCGCGCGGGGAGCGCGTCGTCGTGGCGAACGACCACTTCGTCGCGCTCGTGCCGTTCTGGGCGGTGTGGCCGTTCGAGACGCTCGTCGTGAGCCGGCGCGCGGTGCCGCACGTGGCCGCGCTCGACGACGCGGAGCGCGACGCGCTGGCCGACGTGCTCGGACGCCTCACGCGCCGCTACGACCGCCTGTTCGACGTGTCGTTCCCGTACTCGGCCGGGCTGCACCAGGCCCCGACCGACGGCGCCGCGTATCCCGAGTGGCACCTCCACCTGCACTTCTATCCGCCGCTCCTCCGCTCGGCGACGGTGCGCAAGTTCCTCGTCGGCTACGAGATGCTGGGCGAGCCGCAGCGCGACCTCACCCCCGAGACCGCGGCGGAGCGGCTCCGGGCGCTGAGCGACGCGCCGTGA
- a CDS encoding WD40/YVTN/BNR-like repeat-containing protein, with amino-acid sequence MTRSAPRRAALPALALATALPFALTLLAGPSAVAAQQPTRSRINAPAPEPAARFAAGQSLRFDSAAFAALRWREVGPPRGGRSVAVAGSVQRPLEYWMGTTGGGVFKTTDGGMSWQPASDRYFGGTIGAIAVDPSNADVVYVGGGETDIRGNTSHGDGLWKTTDGGRTWTMLGFKDEYISTIRVHPTNANVVWLGVFGRVFSAHPDRGVYKSTDGGKSFQKVLFVNDSTGAIDIALDPSNPDVMYAAMWQAYRTPWSMSSGGIHSGIWKSTDGGAKWTKLTGTARGLPTGTIGKIGLAVSPAKPSRIWAQIEHDSGGVYRSDDGGQSWSYINRDRKLRQRAWYYSQLYADPKDSNVVYGLNVGMFRSKDGGVTFPETLNPPHGDNHDLWIAPNDPNRMVQANDGGANVSLNRGASWTAQSYATAQFYHVSTTNEFPYKVCGAQQDNSTLCGPSRKEGGVTMADWYDAGGGESGYVTPHPTKPDVIFAGSYGGLLTRKDRRTEFERNVTVYPDNPMGYSSEDIPVRFQWTFPIVFSRHDPGVLYAGGNFLFRSTDEGQSWTRVSPDLSRHDPRTMGASGGPITKDQTGVETYGVIFTFDESPLQKGLLWAGTDDGYVWMSRDNGANWKNVTPPDMGDFTRVSMIEPGHYAACAAYVASNRYQQDDKRPIIHKTTDCGATWTKIVNGIGAEDFTRVVREDPVRRGLLYAGTERGVWVSFDDGANWQTLRRNLPPVPVHDLVVKDADLVIATHGRSFWIMDDVSALRQVTPQTIAKTTLYKPRDAYRVNWGGGGFGGGGRGGGNTAPSGVTLYYHLTQPNQRVRMEFLDAAGKTISAFTSDQDSATAADSVRGAQRRTQRLDSLVATGISRDSATKLMRTNEGSGAGGGGGGAVDFEALARSGPRPPRVPNRAGLNTFSWNLRYPDAVRFENMIMWAGNTNGPIAPPGTYSVRMTVDGEAQPHTQTFVVRKDPRSEATLADLQEQFRFLTQIRDRVSDANNAVRTVRNVRAQVADRTKLIAGKAQAAEFQQASSTLMTELTAPEEAIYQTKNQSSQDPLNFPIKLNNKIAALTGVVSSTEAKPTKQSYEVFNRLSGSLEVELKKVRKSLDETLPKVNAILRAAGLPIIVPGTAEPRDPARPAVVMDDDAMDEQKTKW; translated from the coding sequence GTGACCCGATCCGCACCTCGCCGCGCCGCGCTGCCCGCGCTGGCGCTCGCGACGGCCCTGCCGTTCGCCCTCACCCTCCTCGCGGGCCCGTCCGCCGTCGCGGCCCAGCAGCCGACGCGCTCGCGGATCAACGCGCCGGCGCCGGAGCCGGCCGCCCGGTTCGCGGCGGGGCAGTCCCTGCGCTTCGACAGCGCCGCGTTCGCCGCGCTGCGGTGGCGTGAGGTCGGGCCGCCGCGCGGCGGCCGCTCGGTGGCCGTGGCGGGCAGCGTCCAGCGCCCGCTCGAGTACTGGATGGGCACCACCGGCGGCGGCGTCTTCAAGACCACCGACGGCGGCATGTCCTGGCAGCCCGCCTCCGACCGCTACTTCGGCGGCACCATCGGCGCCATCGCCGTCGACCCGTCCAACGCGGACGTCGTGTACGTCGGCGGCGGCGAGACCGACATCCGCGGCAACACGTCGCACGGCGACGGCCTGTGGAAGACGACCGACGGCGGCCGCACGTGGACGATGCTCGGCTTCAAGGACGAGTACATCTCCACCATCCGGGTCCATCCGACCAACGCGAACGTCGTGTGGCTCGGCGTCTTCGGGCGCGTGTTCTCCGCGCATCCGGACCGCGGCGTCTACAAGAGCACCGACGGCGGGAAGTCGTTCCAGAAGGTGCTGTTCGTCAACGACTCGACGGGCGCGATCGACATCGCGCTCGATCCGTCGAACCCGGACGTGATGTACGCCGCGATGTGGCAGGCGTACCGCACGCCGTGGTCGATGTCGAGCGGCGGCATCCACTCGGGCATCTGGAAGAGCACCGACGGCGGCGCGAAGTGGACGAAGCTCACCGGCACCGCGCGCGGCCTGCCGACGGGCACCATCGGCAAGATCGGGCTCGCCGTCTCGCCGGCGAAGCCGAGCCGCATCTGGGCGCAGATCGAGCACGACTCGGGCGGCGTGTACCGCTCCGACGACGGCGGCCAGTCGTGGAGCTACATCAACCGCGACCGCAAGCTGCGCCAGCGCGCGTGGTACTACTCGCAGCTCTACGCCGACCCGAAGGACTCGAACGTCGTCTACGGGCTGAACGTGGGCATGTTCCGCTCGAAGGACGGCGGCGTGACCTTCCCCGAGACGCTCAACCCGCCGCATGGCGACAACCACGACCTCTGGATCGCGCCGAACGATCCGAACCGGATGGTGCAGGCGAACGACGGCGGCGCGAACGTCTCGCTGAACCGCGGCGCCAGCTGGACGGCGCAGAGCTACGCCACGGCGCAGTTCTACCACGTCAGCACCACCAACGAGTTCCCGTACAAGGTCTGCGGCGCGCAGCAGGACAACTCGACCCTCTGCGGCCCGAGCCGCAAGGAGGGTGGCGTGACGATGGCCGACTGGTACGACGCGGGCGGCGGCGAGTCGGGCTACGTGACGCCGCACCCGACCAAGCCGGACGTCATCTTCGCCGGCAGCTACGGCGGCCTGCTGACGCGCAAGGACCGGCGCACGGAGTTCGAGCGCAACGTCACGGTGTACCCGGACAACCCGATGGGCTACTCGTCGGAGGACATCCCGGTGCGCTTCCAGTGGACGTTCCCGATCGTCTTCTCGCGCCACGATCCGGGCGTGCTGTACGCGGGCGGCAACTTCCTCTTCCGCTCGACCGACGAGGGGCAGAGCTGGACGCGCGTCTCGCCCGACCTGTCGCGCCACGACCCGCGCACGATGGGCGCCTCGGGCGGCCCGATCACGAAGGACCAGACGGGCGTCGAGACGTACGGCGTGATCTTCACGTTCGACGAGTCGCCGCTGCAGAAGGGGCTCCTGTGGGCGGGCACCGACGACGGCTACGTCTGGATGTCGCGCGACAACGGCGCCAACTGGAAGAACGTGACGCCGCCCGACATGGGCGACTTCACGCGCGTCTCGATGATCGAGCCGGGGCACTACGCGGCGTGCGCCGCCTACGTGGCGAGCAACCGCTACCAGCAGGACGACAAGCGCCCGATCATCCACAAGACGACCGACTGCGGCGCCACCTGGACCAAGATCGTCAACGGGATCGGCGCGGAGGACTTCACGCGCGTGGTGCGTGAGGATCCGGTGCGTCGCGGCCTGCTGTACGCGGGCACGGAGCGCGGCGTGTGGGTGTCGTTCGACGACGGCGCGAACTGGCAGACGCTGCGGCGCAACCTGCCGCCGGTGCCGGTGCACGACCTCGTGGTGAAGGACGCGGACCTGGTGATCGCGACGCACGGCCGCTCGTTCTGGATCATGGACGACGTGTCCGCGCTGCGGCAGGTGACGCCGCAGACGATCGCGAAGACGACGCTGTACAAGCCGCGCGACGCGTACCGCGTGAACTGGGGCGGCGGCGGCTTCGGCGGCGGCGGGCGTGGCGGCGGCAACACCGCGCCGTCGGGCGTGACGCTGTACTACCACCTCACGCAGCCCAACCAGCGCGTGCGGATGGAGTTCCTCGATGCCGCCGGCAAGACGATCAGCGCCTTCACCAGCGACCAGGACTCGGCCACCGCGGCGGACAGCGTGCGCGGCGCGCAGCGGCGCACGCAGCGCCTCGACTCGCTGGTCGCCACGGGCATCTCGCGCGACTCGGCCACGAAGCTGATGCGCACGAACGAGGGGAGCGGCGCGGGCGGCGGCGGTGGCGGGGCGGTGGACTTCGAGGCGCTCGCGCGCTCGGGGCCGCGGCCGCCGCGGGTGCCGAACCGCGCGGGGCTCAACACCTTCTCGTGGAACCTGCGCTATCCCGACGCGGTGCGGTTCGAGAACATGATCATGTGGGCCGGCAACACGAACGGCCCGATCGCGCCGCCGGGCACGTACAGCGTGCGCATGACGGTGGACGGCGAGGCGCAGCCGCACACGCAGACCTTCGTGGTGCGGAAGGACCCGCGCTCCGAGGCGACGCTGGCCGACCTGCAGGAGCAGTTCCGCTTCCTGACGCAGATCCGCGACCGCGTGAGCGACGCCAACAACGCGGTGCGCACGGTGCGCAACGTGCGCGCGCAGGTCGCCGACCGCACGAAGCTGATCGCCGGCAAGGCGCAGGCGGCGGAGTTCCAGCAGGCGTCGTCGACGCTGATGACCGAGCTGACGGCGCCCGAGGAGGCGATCTACCAGACGAAGAACCAGAGCTCGCAGGACCCGCTCAACTTCCCGATCAAGCTGAACAACAAGATCGCGGCGCTGACGGGCGTGGTGTCGAGCACCGAGGCGAAGCCGACGAAGCAGAGCTACGAGGTGTTCAACCGCCTCAGCGGCTCGCTCGAGGTGGAGCTGAAGAAGGTGCGGAAGTCGCTCGACGAGACGCTGCCGAAGGTGAACGCGATCCTGCGCGCGGCGGGGCTGCCGATCATCGTGCCGGGCACCGCGGAGCCGCGCGATCCCGCGCGCCCGGCGGTCGTGATGGACGACGACGCGATGGACGAGCAGAAGACGAAGTGGTAG
- a CDS encoding YIP1 family protein, with translation MDATIPRRSIVDRMRGAAMFDVATYEEVEADTSATGQAAVVVVLAAIAAAIGNAFRGGPGILGGLVSSLIGWAVWSGITYIVGTRVFKGTATWGELLRTLGFAQAPGVLMVAAIVPVLGVLVKIVIWLWMLGTGIVAIRQALDFDTGKAVMTALVGWLASIVVFWVLAGIFGAALF, from the coding sequence ATGGATGCCACCATCCCGCGCCGCTCGATCGTCGACCGCATGCGCGGCGCCGCGATGTTCGACGTCGCGACCTACGAGGAGGTCGAGGCCGACACGAGCGCCACCGGGCAGGCCGCGGTCGTGGTGGTCCTGGCCGCGATCGCGGCGGCGATCGGCAACGCGTTCCGCGGGGGCCCGGGGATCCTCGGGGGCCTCGTGAGCTCGCTGATCGGTTGGGCGGTGTGGTCGGGGATCACCTACATCGTGGGCACGCGCGTCTTCAAGGGCACGGCGACGTGGGGCGAGCTGCTGCGGACGCTCGGCTTCGCGCAGGCGCCGGGCGTCCTGATGGTCGCGGCGATCGTCCCGGTGCTCGGCGTGCTGGTGAAGATCGTGATCTGGCTCTGGATGCTGGGCACCGGCATCGTCGCCATCCGGCAGGCGCTCGACTTCGACACCGGCAAGGCGGTGATGACGGCGCTCGTCGGCTGGCTGGCGTCGATCGTCGTGTTCTGGGTGCTGGCGGGGATCTTCGGGGCGGCGCTGTTCTAG
- a CDS encoding serine/threonine-protein kinase: MPPYSFPRNLRDLLRAEPRLDPDRAARLLADVATVLAPRHAQGEAHGGLTPERVLLDADGRATLAAPPADDDGALAPWPAYLAPEQIDGREPDPASDVYALGLLGWEMLAGQPPWAGESLYSIVLKQREQDLPRLSTLRPGLPRHLVFAVEGALHKSPGDRWRGADEMLAQLAPDAHPDHEPVHHYGHDYGHDYAHAHPHAPPVVGETVAIPRHVEPPLAARGPVVGMPAVPPPAPRPRPSRLRPLGLAALAVAVLGAGAAGLAVFQGSEEKGSTQAWLDSVSAGGATGEVISESTLTIAEERARDQLRRDSLARVARASARRDSIRAAAAAESAQAAAPATDSAAPRDTTARPDTTPSPTPSPTPSPTPPPTVPPATPPAPSSTPAAPPTNG, translated from the coding sequence ATGCCGCCGTACTCGTTCCCCCGCAACCTCCGCGACCTCCTGCGTGCCGAGCCGAGGCTCGACCCGGACCGCGCGGCGCGGCTGCTGGCCGACGTGGCGACCGTGCTGGCGCCGCGACACGCGCAGGGCGAGGCGCACGGCGGCCTGACCCCCGAGCGCGTCCTCCTCGACGCCGACGGGCGCGCCACGCTCGCCGCGCCCCCGGCCGACGACGACGGGGCGCTCGCCCCCTGGCCCGCCTACCTCGCGCCCGAGCAGATCGACGGCCGCGAGCCCGATCCCGCCAGCGACGTCTACGCCCTCGGCCTCCTGGGCTGGGAGATGCTCGCCGGCCAGCCGCCCTGGGCCGGGGAGAGCCTCTACTCCATCGTGCTCAAGCAGCGCGAGCAGGACCTGCCGCGGCTCTCGACGCTGCGGCCGGGGCTCCCGCGCCACCTCGTGTTCGCGGTCGAGGGGGCGCTGCACAAGTCGCCGGGCGACCGGTGGCGCGGCGCCGACGAGATGCTCGCCCAGCTCGCGCCGGACGCGCACCCGGACCACGAGCCTGTCCACCACTACGGCCACGACTACGGCCACGACTACGCGCACGCGCATCCCCACGCGCCGCCGGTGGTCGGGGAGACGGTCGCGATCCCGCGCCACGTCGAGCCGCCCCTCGCGGCCCGCGGCCCCGTGGTCGGCATGCCGGCCGTCCCGCCGCCCGCGCCCCGGCCTCGCCCCTCGCGCCTGCGCCCGCTCGGCCTCGCGGCGCTGGCGGTCGCGGTGCTGGGCGCGGGCGCGGCCGGCCTCGCGGTCTTCCAGGGCAGCGAGGAGAAGGGGAGCACGCAGGCCTGGCTCGACTCCGTCTCGGCCGGCGGCGCGACCGGCGAGGTGATCTCCGAGAGCACGCTCACCATCGCCGAGGAGCGCGCCCGCGACCAGCTGCGCCGCGACTCGCTGGCGAGGGTGGCACGCGCCAGCGCGCGCCGCGACAGCATCCGCGCCGCGGCGGCCGCCGAGAGCGCGCAGGCCGCGGCCCCCGCGACCGACAGCGCCGCGCCGCGCGACACGACCGCGCGGCCCGACACGACGCCGTCACCCACGCCGTCGCCCACGCCGTCGCCCACGCCGCCGCCGACGGTGCCGCCGGCGACGCCGCCGGCGCCCTCCTCGACGCCGGCGGCGCCGCCCACGAACGGCTGA
- a CDS encoding ComEC/Rec2 family competence protein — MPTRYVRPFTSELVGDDGKRITELLWGDPVHVTGAVEDGFIRARARGRPLPKKGEAEPPTGWVRADDLMPANPLLELYVIDVGQGDSVLMRTPDDRWHLIDGGVAAEQQMTRKGAANFLRWKFLDDLGRDAVELETVILTHADEDHYGGLANVFTGRVPMRDPFPVRIARFFHSGIANFAAAPKTGDEVAGEVPAFPIPGQRIRRGGRFVTQLLGGKTSFRKPPRPLAPRYAAFAALVGRLEGSVARLSRDDGHLPGYAPGDGDVTIHVLGPVMETLTDGTRGLRVLGATGVTKNGHSIVLRADYGDVRVLLTGDLNDASQRLLLSYVPAADFAVDVAKACHHGAEKVELDFIAAMQARATVISSGDNESHAHPRPVLMGASARYGREAVDEKGARMPPLLYSTELARSVALCYASGVRVRPAAGGQPEQVDLGLTDVRPDVRGQDYRKLAFLPLASDLVYGLVNVRTDGVHVLCATMEEAGTDFDVKVFRAGQAP, encoded by the coding sequence GTGCCCACGCGTTACGTCAGGCCCTTCACGTCGGAGCTGGTCGGCGACGACGGCAAGCGCATCACCGAGCTGCTGTGGGGCGATCCGGTCCACGTGACCGGCGCCGTCGAGGACGGCTTCATCCGCGCGCGGGCGCGCGGCCGTCCACTGCCGAAGAAGGGCGAGGCCGAACCGCCCACTGGCTGGGTGCGCGCGGACGACCTGATGCCGGCGAACCCGCTCCTCGAGCTCTACGTCATCGACGTCGGTCAGGGCGACAGTGTCCTCATGCGCACGCCCGACGATCGGTGGCATCTGATCGACGGCGGCGTGGCCGCCGAGCAGCAGATGACGCGGAAGGGCGCCGCGAACTTCCTACGGTGGAAGTTCCTCGACGACCTCGGTCGCGACGCCGTCGAGCTGGAGACGGTGATCCTCACGCACGCCGACGAGGACCACTACGGCGGGCTCGCGAACGTCTTCACCGGGCGCGTGCCGATGCGCGATCCGTTCCCGGTGCGCATCGCGCGCTTCTTCCACAGCGGCATCGCGAACTTCGCCGCCGCACCGAAGACCGGCGACGAGGTCGCGGGCGAGGTCCCCGCGTTCCCGATCCCCGGTCAGCGCATCAGGCGCGGCGGACGCTTCGTCACGCAGCTGCTCGGCGGCAAGACGTCGTTCCGGAAGCCACCGCGGCCGCTGGCTCCGCGCTACGCGGCGTTCGCGGCGCTCGTCGGCCGCCTCGAGGGCAGCGTCGCCCGACTCTCGCGCGACGACGGACACCTGCCCGGCTATGCGCCCGGTGACGGCGACGTGACGATCCACGTGCTCGGGCCGGTGATGGAGACGCTCACCGACGGCACGCGCGGCCTGCGCGTGCTCGGCGCCACCGGCGTCACCAAGAACGGGCACTCGATCGTGCTGCGCGCGGACTACGGCGACGTACGCGTCCTGCTGACGGGCGATCTGAACGACGCGTCCCAGCGGCTGCTGCTCAGCTACGTGCCGGCCGCGGACTTCGCGGTCGACGTGGCCAAGGCGTGCCACCACGGCGCCGAGAAGGTGGAGCTGGACTTCATCGCCGCGATGCAGGCGCGGGCGACGGTCATCTCGTCGGGTGACAACGAGTCGCACGCCCATCCGCGGCCGGTGCTCATGGGTGCGTCGGCGCGCTACGGGCGCGAGGCGGTGGACGAGAAGGGCGCGCGCATGCCGCCGCTGCTCTACTCGACGGAGCTCGCGCGCTCGGTCGCCCTCTGCTACGCCAGCGGCGTGCGGGTCCGCCCGGCGGCCGGTGGACAGCCGGAGCAGGTCGACCTCGGCCTCACCGATGTGCGTCCCGACGTGCGCGGTCAGGACTATCGCAAGCTCGCGTTCCTGCCGCTGGCGAGCGATCTGGTGTACGGCCTCGTGAACGTCCGCACCGACGGCGTCCACGTGCTGTGCGCGACCATGGAGGAGGCGGGGACCGACTTCGACGTCAAGGTGTTCCGCGCCGGCCAGGCGCCGTGA